From a region of the Halolamina sp. CBA1230 genome:
- a CDS encoding ABC transporter substrate-binding protein, whose amino-acid sequence MVSDNIDRRQFLKATGGGAIVATAGCLGFGGGDGDTIVLGQPASLTGDWDFLQPGVSQATDVALEMINEAGGPLDRELDVVRRDTAVDPQEARSVTTQLIENDDAVAILGLFSSEINPLWDFLQEQETPVITPWPGSSYLDTRGGDMGTPEEISDDQWIWRTVIGDTVHTAGAAFRALDQDHGTVGIINGTSEGARSWVDGFRTAYEDNDGTVATQVEVNLGESSYQSALERLFSEEFSAFAVSMPLESATTLMTDWADGEYGRQPILSDPLAQNSLPEQVGDQLEGAWACSPSRSGPSYDTFEEAYQGGGDAEINGWTPPAWDAINVTALAIHRAGEATPESIERNLGPVSRGEGTEVATFAEGKEALDNGESINYTGAATPTNFTNFGNVIGPVAVNEVQNGEFSQVETIPASDLSDFVSEDEY is encoded by the coding sequence CGACGGCGACACCATCGTGCTGGGGCAGCCGGCCTCCCTCACCGGCGACTGGGACTTCCTCCAGCCGGGTGTCTCGCAGGCGACCGACGTGGCACTGGAGATGATCAACGAGGCCGGCGGCCCGCTCGACCGCGAACTGGACGTCGTGCGCCGGGACACCGCCGTGGACCCACAGGAGGCCCGCTCGGTGACGACCCAGCTCATCGAGAACGACGACGCCGTCGCGATCCTGGGGCTGTTCTCCAGCGAGATCAACCCCCTCTGGGATTTCCTGCAGGAGCAGGAGACCCCCGTGATCACGCCCTGGCCGGGGTCGTCGTATCTCGACACTCGTGGAGGCGACATGGGGACGCCGGAGGAGATCTCGGACGACCAGTGGATCTGGCGGACCGTCATCGGCGACACCGTCCACACCGCGGGCGCGGCGTTCCGCGCGCTCGACCAGGACCACGGGACGGTCGGCATCATCAACGGCACCAGCGAGGGCGCCCGCAGCTGGGTCGACGGGTTCCGGACGGCGTACGAGGACAACGACGGCACCGTCGCCACGCAGGTGGAGGTCAACCTCGGTGAGTCGAGCTACCAGTCGGCGCTCGAACGGCTGTTCAGCGAGGAGTTCAGCGCCTTCGCCGTGAGCATGCCCCTGGAGAGCGCGACCACGCTCATGACCGACTGGGCCGACGGCGAATACGGTCGTCAGCCCATCCTCTCGGACCCGCTGGCCCAGAACTCCCTGCCCGAACAGGTGGGTGACCAGCTCGAGGGCGCGTGGGCGTGTAGCCCGAGCCGGAGCGGGCCGAGCTACGACACCTTCGAAGAGGCCTACCAGGGCGGCGGCGACGCCGAAATCAACGGCTGGACGCCGCCGGCGTGGGACGCGATCAACGTCACGGCGCTGGCGATCCACCGCGCCGGCGAGGCGACGCCGGAGTCGATCGAGCGGAACCTCGGCCCGGTCTCCCGCGGCGAGGGGACGGAGGTCGCCACGTTCGCCGAGGGGAAGGAGGCGCTCGACAACGGCGAGTCGATCAACTACACCGGGGCGGCGACGCCGACGAACTTCACGAACTTCGGGAACGTCATCGGGCCAGTGGCGGTCAACGAGGTACAGAACGGGGAGTTCAGCCAGGTGGAGACCATCCCCGCCTCCGATCTCAGTGACTTCGTCTCCGAGGACGAGTACTGA